From one Flavobacterium kingsejongi genomic stretch:
- the cyoE gene encoding heme o synthase produces MKTALSTTENTISFKSIFTDFKEITKARLAVSVVFSSIAGYLLGFDANHPFDYKVLIMLAVGGYCMVGASNAYNQIIEKDLDVLMDRTKNRPVPAGRMTVTTAFVIAIVLTLIGLGILYSINPKTAMFGAVSIFLYTSIYTPLKTVTPLAVFVGAIPGAIPFMLGWVAATGDFGIEAGTLFMVQFFWQFPHFWAIGWFLFEDYEKGGFFMLPTGKRDKSTALQVILYTIWLVIASVFPAFGYTGQLYITPISAVIVFLLGMWMLFYAFRLYKLRDAKAARTLMLVSVSYITLLQIVYVLDKFLR; encoded by the coding sequence ATGAAAACAGCATTGAGCACTACAGAAAATACTATTTCATTTAAATCAATCTTTACTGATTTTAAAGAAATCACAAAGGCGCGGCTTGCCGTCAGTGTTGTGTTCTCATCTATAGCGGGCTATCTTTTGGGCTTTGATGCAAATCACCCCTTTGATTATAAGGTTTTGATTATGCTGGCTGTTGGTGGGTATTGTATGGTAGGTGCTTCAAATGCGTACAACCAGATTATTGAAAAAGACCTGGACGTCCTTATGGATCGTACGAAAAACCGGCCTGTTCCTGCAGGGCGTATGACTGTTACCACAGCATTTGTTATTGCAATTGTATTAACACTTATCGGATTGGGCATTTTATATAGCATCAATCCTAAAACGGCCATGTTTGGTGCCGTTTCTATTTTTTTATATACCAGTATTTATACGCCTTTGAAAACAGTAACGCCTTTGGCGGTATTTGTGGGTGCTATTCCGGGTGCCATTCCGTTTATGTTAGGATGGGTTGCGGCTACCGGTGATTTCGGTATTGAAGCGGGTACTTTGTTTATGGTACAGTTCTTTTGGCAATTCCCGCACTTTTGGGCTATTGGATGGTTCCTTTTTGAAGATTATGAAAAAGGCGGATTCTTTATGCTGCCAACTGGTAAGAGAGATAAATCGACAGCATTGCAGGTTATTTTATATACGATTTGGCTGGTAATTGCTTCTGTTTTTCCTGCTTTTGGGTATACAGGGCAGTTGTATATTACACCGATATCTGCAGTAATCGTATTTTTATTGGGAATGTGGATGTTGTTTTATGCTTTCAGGTTATATAAGCTTAGGGACGCAAAAGCTGCAAGGACGTTAATGCTGGTGAGTGTTTCCTATATCACCTTGTTGCAGATTGTATATGTGTTGGATAAATTTTTACGATAA